From the Deltaproteobacteria bacterium genome, one window contains:
- a CDS encoding UDP-N-acetylmuramoyl-tripeptide--D-alanyl-D-alanine ligase, producing the protein MGFRWGDVTARDILTPLGGSLVAGSPDTVFSGISTDSRKIPRGYLFWVLRGERHDAHDFVADALEKGAAGVVLEEPLKARIPEGSRPAVIKVPDTLKALGDLAGWWRQGHGIPVAAVTGSVGKTTTKEMAAAILQLGAPTLKNEGNLNNLIGLPLTLLSMEERHRRAVVEMGMNRAGEIARLTEIADPDIGLITNVAKAHLEGVGGEEGVLRAKTEMVEKISARSLVLLNGDDKRLLEASLPFGKRIKTFGTGRNCDFRGTGIRNLGREGIAFELHYEGKVLSLTLGVPGTQHVANALAACAIALSLGEEPENLVRGLESFRGIKGRFMLLPLPRGITLVDDTYNANPVSLKVALRTLKDLCRGEGRMIAGIGDMLELGDETPAAHREAGAVAAEVGIHHLLAIGDYAREVVQGALERGIAADRAEVVGSREEMASRIRTIVKDGDLVLLKGSRGMALERVVDLLRAALEKET; encoded by the coding sequence GTGGGATTTCGTTGGGGAGACGTCACGGCGCGGGATATCCTGACGCCATTGGGCGGAAGCCTGGTGGCTGGCTCCCCGGATACCGTCTTTTCAGGAATAAGCACCGACTCGAGGAAGATTCCACGGGGATACCTTTTCTGGGTCCTGCGGGGGGAACGCCATGACGCCCATGACTTTGTCGCGGACGCCCTGGAGAAAGGTGCCGCCGGTGTGGTCCTGGAAGAGCCCTTAAAGGCCCGAATCCCGGAGGGAAGCCGCCCGGCCGTCATCAAGGTGCCGGATACCCTGAAGGCCCTCGGGGACCTGGCCGGATGGTGGCGGCAGGGTCACGGCATCCCGGTCGCGGCCGTCACGGGGAGTGTGGGTAAAACCACTACCAAAGAAATGGCGGCGGCCATTTTGCAGTTGGGGGCGCCGACCCTGAAGAACGAGGGAAACCTGAACAACCTGATCGGTCTCCCCCTCACCCTCCTTTCCATGGAGGAGAGGCACCGCCGGGCGGTTGTCGAGATGGGAATGAATCGAGCGGGAGAAATCGCGCGCCTCACCGAAATCGCTGATCCCGATATCGGCCTCATCACCAACGTGGCCAAGGCCCATCTCGAGGGAGTGGGCGGCGAGGAGGGCGTTCTTCGGGCCAAGACGGAAATGGTGGAGAAGATTTCCGCCCGGTCCCTGGTCCTCCTGAACGGAGACGATAAAAGACTCCTGGAGGCATCCCTTCCCTTCGGAAAAAGGATAAAGACCTTTGGAACAGGAAGGAACTGTGATTTCCGTGGCACAGGAATCCGCAACCTCGGAAGAGAAGGCATCGCCTTTGAGCTCCACTACGAAGGAAAGGTCTTGTCCCTGACATTGGGGGTTCCCGGCACCCAGCATGTCGCCAATGCCCTGGCCGCTTGCGCTATCGCCCTCAGTCTCGGGGAGGAGCCGGAAAACCTGGTCCGGGGCCTTGAGTCCTTCCGGGGGATCAAGGGTCGGTTCATGCTTCTGCCCTTGCCCAGAGGGATCACCCTGGTGGACGATACTTACAATGCAAATCCCGTTTCCCTCAAGGTCGCCCTGCGGACTCTGAAAGATCTTTGCAGAGGAGAGGGACGAATGATTGCGGGAATCGGCGATATGCTGGAGCTAGGCGACGAAACCCCCGCCGCCCACAGGGAGGCGGGGGCGGTGGCGGCCGAGGTCGGTATTCATCACCTGCTGGCCATTGGAGATTACGCCCGGGAGGTTGTTCAAGGGGCCCTGGAAAGGGGTATTGCGGCCGATAGGGCTGAGGTGGTCGGGAGCCGTGAGGAAATGGCCTCCAGGATAAGAACGATCGTTAAGGATGGGGACCTGGTGCTCCTCAAGGGGTCCCGCGGTATGGCCCTCGAGAGGGTTGTCGACCTCCTGCGGGCGGCGCTGGAAAAGGAGACCTGA
- a CDS encoding UDP-N-acetylmuramoyl-L-alanyl-D-glutamate--2,6-diaminopimelate ligase, with the protein MKLGRLINGIDFLEFEGDPDHEIQGLAYDSREVRPGYLFVAVKGHVLDGHRFFSDALKRGAVALVGESFDVIGKTEAARIRVPNSRKALSLLADRFYSHPSAKLRLIGITGTNGKTTTAYLLEAVLSAAGRRTGVIGTINYRIGAQCWPAPVTTPESLDLMRLLRRMKDAGATDVIIEVSSHALEQGRIGECIFEVGVFTNLTRDHLDYHGTMDAYFEAKSRLFRSLAPAATAVINLDDPRGKTLWGITRAKVLTYGLREEGEIRSRVLSSDKNGLRIEIRTPAGVTELRSPLLGEVNVYNIMAAMGAALALGVDFETAVRGIESLERVPGRLERVENALGRLVVVDYAHTPDALYKAMKTLKPLAEGRLITVFGCGGDRDRGKRFEMGVAAGENSDLVIVTSDNPRSEDPLSIMEEIEKGVQEAGKQRIEGTGPYSLSGYLMEVDRRKAIRKAIQVAGEGDLILIAGKGHEDYQIVGGVRKHFDDREEVLLAAGGGT; encoded by the coding sequence ATGAAACTGGGCCGGTTGATAAACGGTATCGATTTCCTGGAATTCGAGGGAGATCCCGACCATGAGATCCAGGGACTGGCCTATGACTCCCGTGAAGTCAGGCCGGGATACCTCTTCGTGGCCGTGAAGGGACACGTCCTGGACGGACACCGGTTTTTCAGCGATGCCCTGAAAAGGGGGGCGGTGGCGCTGGTGGGTGAGTCCTTTGACGTGATCGGGAAGACGGAGGCGGCCAGGATCCGGGTGCCGAACAGCCGGAAGGCCCTTTCTCTGCTTGCCGACCGCTTTTACAGTCACCCTTCGGCGAAACTCCGGCTGATCGGGATAACAGGGACCAACGGAAAAACCACAACGGCCTATCTTTTGGAGGCCGTTCTCTCTGCGGCGGGCCGGCGGACCGGGGTCATCGGGACGATCAACTATCGGATCGGAGCGCAGTGCTGGCCCGCCCCGGTAACCACGCCGGAATCACTGGACCTCATGCGCCTTTTGCGGCGGATGAAGGATGCTGGTGCCACGGACGTGATCATAGAGGTCTCCTCCCATGCATTGGAGCAAGGAAGGATCGGGGAGTGCATCTTCGAAGTGGGGGTTTTTACCAACCTGACCCGGGATCACCTGGACTACCACGGAACAATGGATGCCTACTTCGAGGCCAAGAGCCGCCTTTTCCGCTCCCTGGCCCCGGCAGCGACGGCGGTGATCAACCTGGATGATCCCCGGGGGAAAACCCTATGGGGCATAACCAGGGCCAAGGTCCTTACCTACGGTCTCAGGGAAGAAGGGGAGATCCGATCGAGGGTCCTTTCATCGGATAAGAACGGGCTGAGAATCGAGATCAGGACCCCTGCAGGCGTGACCGAATTGAGATCCCCCCTCCTGGGGGAGGTCAATGTATACAATATCATGGCGGCGATGGGGGCCGCCCTGGCCCTGGGGGTCGACTTTGAGACAGCGGTCCGTGGGATCGAGTCCCTCGAGAGGGTGCCGGGTCGCCTGGAACGGGTGGAAAACGCTTTGGGACGGCTGGTTGTCGTGGATTACGCCCATACCCCCGACGCACTTTACAAGGCCATGAAGACCCTGAAACCCCTGGCCGAGGGGCGACTCATCACCGTCTTCGGTTGTGGAGGGGACCGAGACCGCGGAAAGAGATTCGAGATGGGTGTGGCGGCCGGGGAGAACAGTGATCTGGTGATCGTCACCTCTGACAACCCGCGAAGCGAGGATCCCCTCTCCATCATGGAGGAGATCGAAAAGGGGGTCCAGGAGGCCGGAAAGCAACGGATTGAGGGGACCGGCCCCTACAGCCTTTCGGGATACCTCATGGAGGTGGACCGGAGAAAGGCCATCCGTAAGGCGATTCAAGTCGCGGGCGAAGGCGACCTCATTCTCATCGCAGGAAAAGGGCACGAGGATTACCAGATCGTGGGTGGAGTCAGGAAACACTTCGATGACCGGGAGGAAGTCCTCCTGGCCGCGGGCGGAGGGACATAG
- the ftsW gene encoding putative lipid II flippase FtsW, which translates to MGGKTALKAQKPGGYDYVLLIPTLLLLGLGLVAIYSASSFLAAHRMGDSYYFLKRQGGFCLLGLFLLIVAKNLPLGVYRKLVYPSLGISALLLLLVFVPGIGMRVGGASRWISIGGFSFQPSELAKLSLALYLAYSMSKKGDDMARFSTGFVPHLLVAGAFMGLILVQPDLGTCVIIAGWLLVLLFVGGVRFRHLLLLGLISAPGLAWLIWTSPYRLRRWWAFLNPWDDPQGLGFQIIHSFLAIGSGGIFGLGLGNSKQKLFYLPEPHTDFIFSILAEELGLVGVSVVVVLFGIVIARGIYIALNARDLYGSYLALGISCFLGFQVLINMGVVMGLLPTKGLTLPFLSYGGSSLVVSLLGIGILLSISARR; encoded by the coding sequence ATGGGCGGTAAGACCGCACTCAAGGCTCAAAAACCCGGGGGGTACGATTATGTGCTCCTAATCCCTACTTTACTGCTTCTCGGGCTGGGTCTGGTGGCCATTTACAGCGCCAGCTCCTTCCTGGCCGCCCACAGGATGGGGGACAGCTACTACTTCCTGAAACGTCAAGGAGGATTTTGCCTCCTGGGCCTCTTTCTCTTGATCGTGGCCAAGAATCTTCCCTTGGGAGTCTACCGGAAGCTGGTTTACCCGTCCCTGGGAATCAGCGCCCTTCTTCTACTCCTGGTCTTTGTGCCGGGTATCGGGATGAGGGTGGGTGGGGCCTCGCGCTGGATAAGCATCGGGGGTTTTTCTTTCCAGCCCTCGGAGCTGGCCAAGTTGTCCCTGGCCCTATACCTGGCCTATTCCATGTCCAAGAAAGGGGATGACATGGCGCGGTTTTCCACCGGGTTCGTGCCCCATCTCCTGGTGGCGGGGGCCTTCATGGGGCTCATCCTGGTTCAGCCGGACTTGGGCACCTGCGTGATCATCGCCGGATGGCTCCTTGTGCTTCTTTTCGTGGGAGGGGTCCGGTTCCGGCACCTGCTTCTGCTCGGGCTGATCTCTGCCCCGGGGTTGGCCTGGCTCATCTGGACAAGTCCCTACCGGTTGAGGCGGTGGTGGGCCTTTCTCAACCCATGGGATGATCCTCAGGGGTTGGGTTTTCAAATCATCCACTCCTTCCTGGCTATCGGTTCGGGGGGGATCTTCGGCCTGGGACTTGGAAACAGCAAGCAGAAGCTCTTCTACCTCCCGGAGCCCCACACGGATTTCATCTTCTCTATTCTGGCGGAGGAACTGGGTTTGGTGGGCGTCAGCGTCGTGGTGGTGCTTTTCGGTATCGTGATCGCCCGGGGGATATATATCGCCCTTAACGCGCGGGATCTTTACGGCAGCTACCTGGCCTTGGGAATCAGTTGTTTCCTGGGGTTTCAGGTCCTAATAAACATGGGTGTGGTCATGGGGCTCCTCCCCACGAAGGGGTTGACCCTGCCCTTCCTGAGCTATGGGGGATCATCCCTGGTGGTCAGTCTCCTGGGCATCGGGATCCTCCTGAGCATTTCGGCAAGGAGATAG
- a CDS encoding UDP-N-acetylmuramate--L-alanine ligase, whose amino-acid sequence MKTFGKAKHIHFVGIGGIGMSGIAELLLNLGYEVSGSDIKESSVTRRLGALGGRIYAGHRPEHIEGADVVVYSSAVRMDNPEVMEARERAVPVIPRAEMLAELMRLKFGIAVAGAHGKTTTTTMVASILNSGNLDPTVVIGGRLDIWGGSNAKLGQGDILVAESDESDGSFTVLSPTIAVVTNIDREHLDHYGTMEAVRDAFVQFINKIPFYGLAILCLDNKEIQGILPRLRKRSFTYGMTSQAELRARKIERSGMKVSFEAFLRDESLGRVLVGMPGNHNVLNALAAIAVALELDVPFEAVKRGLRDLGGLARRFHVKGERKGILVLDDYGHHPTEIAATLETARDCWPERRLIVVFQPHRYTRTQALYDRFVTVFNDADILVVAPIYPAGETPIEGVDSEWLYHGIKEHGHRDVLLGESDEDILEILDRVSRPGDVILTLGAGNIHRVGEEFLKRE is encoded by the coding sequence ATGAAGACATTCGGAAAGGCGAAACACATCCATTTCGTGGGGATCGGGGGCATCGGGATGAGCGGGATCGCGGAACTGCTCCTCAACCTTGGATATGAGGTCAGCGGTTCCGATATCAAGGAATCCTCCGTGACTCGAAGGCTCGGAGCGCTCGGGGGAAGGATCTATGCCGGCCACAGGCCGGAGCACATAGAAGGGGCGGACGTAGTGGTCTATTCCTCGGCGGTGAGAATGGACAATCCGGAGGTAATGGAAGCCAGAGAGCGCGCCGTCCCGGTTATCCCCAGGGCGGAAATGCTTGCGGAACTCATGCGGTTGAAGTTCGGAATCGCCGTGGCCGGAGCCCACGGAAAGACTACCACCACCACCATGGTGGCCTCCATCCTGAACAGCGGGAACCTGGACCCCACCGTGGTGATCGGGGGAAGGCTCGACATATGGGGCGGATCCAATGCCAAGCTCGGTCAGGGGGATATCCTGGTGGCGGAATCCGATGAGAGTGACGGGTCCTTCACGGTGCTCTCTCCCACCATTGCGGTGGTGACCAATATCGACCGCGAGCACCTGGATCACTATGGAACCATGGAGGCGGTCCGGGATGCCTTCGTCCAGTTCATCAACAAGATCCCTTTTTACGGCCTTGCCATCCTCTGCCTGGACAACAAGGAGATCCAGGGAATTCTGCCCCGTCTCAGGAAACGCTCCTTCACGTACGGGATGACATCCCAGGCCGAGCTTCGGGCGAGGAAAATCGAACGGAGCGGGATGAAGGTGAGTTTCGAGGCCTTTCTCCGAGACGAATCCTTGGGCCGGGTCCTGGTGGGAATGCCGGGAAACCACAACGTCTTGAACGCCCTTGCGGCCATCGCGGTGGCCCTGGAACTTGACGTCCCCTTTGAGGCCGTCAAGCGGGGATTGAGGGATCTGGGCGGATTAGCCCGCAGGTTCCACGTCAAGGGGGAGCGAAAGGGAATTCTGGTCCTGGACGATTACGGTCATCACCCGACAGAAATCGCGGCGACCCTTGAGACCGCAAGGGACTGCTGGCCGGAGAGGCGCCTGATCGTGGTTTTCCAGCCCCATCGCTATACCAGGACCCAGGCACTCTATGACCGATTCGTGACCGTTTTTAACGATGCGGACATCCTGGTGGTGGCCCCCATCTATCCCGCCGGAGAAACGCCCATCGAGGGAGTGGATTCAGAGTGGCTTTACCATGGCATCAAGGAGCACGGACACAGGGATGTCCTCCTGGGGGAGAGTGATGAAGATATCCTGGAGATCCTGGACAGGGTGTCGAGGCCCGGCGACGTGATTCTGACGCTGGGAGCAGGAAACATCCACAGGGTAGGCGAGGAGTTCCTGAAACGGGAGTAG
- a CDS encoding response regulator, translated as MGVLKNILVVDDEAGIRSLLFEVLSNEGFRVTLAKDGKDSLDQMERTRFDLLITDMDMPGLSGMELLRRMKREGRKEKVIVMSGRPLDQEDLGRDVQPVFRTLQKPFPLDNFLEVVASALGPSKKRKGKKRVRAAA; from the coding sequence ATGGGCGTTTTAAAAAATATATTGGTTGTGGACGATGAGGCGGGGATTCGGAGCCTCCTCTTTGAGGTGCTCTCGAACGAGGGCTTCAGGGTGACCCTTGCCAAGGACGGAAAGGACTCTCTGGATCAGATGGAAAGGACCCGCTTCGATCTTCTGATCACGGACATGGATATGCCGGGCCTGAGTGGAATGGAGCTTTTGAGGCGGATGAAAAGAGAGGGACGGAAGGAAAAGGTCATTGTGATGTCTGGAAGACCATTGGATCAGGAGGATCTTGGAAGGGATGTTCAACCGGTGTTCCGAACCCTTCAAAAACCCTTTCCCCTGGACAACTTCCTGGAGGTGGTGGCCTCCGCCCTCGGCCCGTCGAAGAAAAGAAAAGGGAAGAAGCGGGTTCGTGCAGCTGCGTGA
- a CDS encoding phospho-N-acetylmuramoyl-pentapeptide-transferase: protein MLYKLILLFQDDFSWLNVFRYITFRTILSTLSSLLFMFVIGAWGIRRLRTLQVGQQIRDDGPPNHFEKAGTPTMGGCLILPVVVISTLMWAETSNLYVLLCLFVVLAFGMIGFMDDYLKVIRKNSRGLRAKSKFSLQILAALFVAVVLERYPGFDSKLYFPFFKYLTPDLGGWYVVLAVFIIVGTSNAVNLTDGLDGLAIGPINIAFASFLIFSYLAGHVKIAGYLQIPYVAGAGELSVLCGAVVGAGLGFLWYNTYPAELFMGDVGSLPLGAVLGTVAVMTKQEFVLILVGGLFVVETLSVIFQVGYFKLTGGQRIFRMAPLHHHFELKGWPESKVTVRFWIIAIILALLSISTLKLR from the coding sequence TTGCTTTATAAACTGATTCTACTTTTCCAGGATGATTTCTCGTGGCTGAATGTCTTTCGATACATCACATTCAGGACGATCCTCTCCACCCTATCCTCGCTTCTGTTTATGTTCGTCATCGGCGCCTGGGGCATCCGGAGGCTGAGGACCCTTCAGGTGGGGCAGCAGATCAGAGACGACGGACCCCCGAACCACTTCGAGAAGGCCGGAACCCCCACCATGGGCGGCTGCCTGATCCTCCCGGTGGTAGTGATCTCGACCCTTATGTGGGCCGAAACCTCGAACCTGTATGTGCTGTTGTGCCTGTTCGTGGTTTTGGCCTTCGGCATGATCGGGTTCATGGACGACTATCTCAAGGTGATCCGCAAGAACAGCAGGGGTCTCAGGGCAAAGAGCAAATTTTCCCTCCAGATCCTGGCGGCCCTGTTCGTGGCTGTTGTACTTGAGAGGTATCCGGGTTTTGATTCCAAATTGTACTTTCCCTTTTTCAAATATCTCACCCCGGACCTGGGGGGATGGTATGTGGTCTTGGCGGTTTTCATCATTGTCGGGACCTCCAACGCCGTAAACCTCACGGACGGACTGGACGGGCTTGCGATCGGCCCCATCAATATTGCCTTCGCCAGTTTCTTGATCTTCAGTTACCTGGCCGGGCACGTGAAGATCGCCGGGTATCTTCAGATCCCCTATGTGGCCGGGGCCGGAGAACTCTCTGTCCTCTGCGGGGCCGTGGTTGGTGCTGGGCTGGGCTTCCTATGGTACAACACCTACCCGGCGGAGTTGTTCATGGGGGATGTGGGCTCCCTGCCCCTGGGGGCGGTGCTGGGCACCGTAGCGGTGATGACCAAGCAGGAGTTCGTGCTGATCCTCGTAGGGGGACTTTTCGTGGTGGAGACCCTCTCGGTGATCTTCCAGGTGGGGTACTTCAAACTTACAGGCGGGCAGCGGATATTCCGGATGGCCCCACTCCACCACCATTTCGAATTAAAGGGATGGCCGGAGTCAAAGGTGACCGTTCGTTTCTGGATCATCGCCATCATCCTTGCCCTCCTTTCCATCAGCACGCTTAAGCTGCGTTAG
- the murG gene encoding undecaprenyldiphospho-muramoylpentapeptide beta-N-acetylglucosaminyltransferase, which yields MRIIIAGGGTGGHLFPALAVAGELKRRIGETHVLFVTGRRRMETEILKRSGYPQVSVSAEGLKGMGWGRGIVSLVKLPLGLLQSLRILDQFGPDLVLGVGGYSSGPVCLAAWLKGIPTAIHEQNSFPGLTNRLLCRIVDAVFISFEESRSHFPGGRLILTGNPVRKELLEAGPAGEDHPFTILVTGGSQGARAVNRAFVEALEILKRMGREPDVIHQTGELDYESISKTYQERGLKGEVHAFIRDMARAYSRADIVVGRAGATTVSELSALGKPSILIPYPHAANDHQVTNARVLTRAGGAEMILERDLNGESLARTLLRYMEDPSALKAMGEKAAAVGSRDAAVAIADHLLEMIGRDPAKT from the coding sequence ATCCGAATCATCATCGCCGGAGGGGGGACGGGCGGTCATCTTTTCCCCGCCTTGGCAGTGGCCGGGGAGTTGAAGAGGCGTATTGGAGAAACCCATGTCCTGTTCGTCACGGGTCGCCGCAGGATGGAAACGGAGATCCTGAAACGGAGCGGGTATCCACAGGTTTCGGTGTCCGCCGAAGGACTCAAGGGAATGGGATGGGGGCGAGGGATCGTAAGCCTCGTAAAACTTCCTTTAGGACTCTTACAGTCCCTGCGAATCCTGGACCAGTTCGGGCCGGATCTGGTCCTGGGGGTCGGGGGGTATTCCTCCGGGCCCGTATGCCTGGCGGCCTGGCTCAAGGGGATACCAACGGCCATTCACGAGCAGAACTCTTTCCCCGGCCTGACGAACCGGCTGCTTTGTCGGATTGTGGATGCAGTGTTCATTTCATTCGAGGAGAGCCGGTCCCATTTCCCGGGGGGGCGGTTGATTCTCACGGGAAACCCGGTTCGAAAGGAACTCCTGGAGGCGGGGCCCGCCGGGGAGGATCATCCCTTCACAATCCTGGTGACCGGCGGGAGCCAGGGCGCACGGGCCGTGAATAGGGCCTTTGTTGAGGCACTGGAGATCTTAAAGCGGATGGGCAGGGAGCCGGACGTGATTCACCAGACTGGAGAGCTCGACTACGAGTCGATTTCAAAGACCTACCAGGAGAGGGGATTGAAGGGAGAAGTGCATGCATTTATCCGGGACATGGCCCGGGCTTACAGCCGGGCTGATATCGTGGTGGGCCGGGCCGGGGCGACCACGGTTTCGGAGCTCTCGGCCTTGGGGAAGCCCTCTATCCTCATTCCCTATCCCCATGCCGCCAACGATCACCAGGTGACCAACGCCCGGGTGCTGACGCGGGCTGGAGGGGCGGAGATGATCCTGGAAAGGGACCTGAACGGTGAATCCCTGGCGCGTACCCTGCTTCGTTACATGGAAGACCCTTCCGCCCTGAAGGCTATGGGGGAGAAGGCCGCGGCCGTGGGGTCAAGGGATGCGGCCGTTGCGATTGCGGATCATCTCCTGGAGATGATCGGGCGGGATCCGGCGAAAACTTGA
- the murD gene encoding UDP-N-acetylmuramoyl-L-alanine--D-glutamate ligase has product MDFAGKRVVVVGLGRSGLSACRWLRSEGAQVLASDIKREEEMDPAFLEEALELGVKVEAGGHRTETFLESDWIIVSPGVPLDMAPLRKAREAGIPVTGEMDLASRLVDVPILGVTGTNGKSTATAFLGFMLERAGRKVFVGGNIGTPLMDFVGRKVSADLAVVEVSSFQLDAMDRFHPALSLILNISPDHLDRYPDYEAYAASKLKIFKNQGPGDYVILNDDDEILARVQPGEGPTFLRYGTERRDHRQAFLEGDRLRVLMDDGKEADFDLGGFALPGIHNRQNLMGCVLAGLVLGVEERVVQESIDRFRGLPHRMEFVGNFQGVDFYDDSKATNVEAAARAVEGFDRPVILIAGGRDKGGDYTALAEASKNRVKAALLMGEAKDLLAKALRYVVPVYRVEDMGEAVQKAFEISDPGDVVLLAPACSSFDMFRDYAQRGEVFKKEARSLGHGR; this is encoded by the coding sequence ATGGATTTCGCCGGCAAACGGGTGGTGGTCGTGGGTTTGGGTAGGTCCGGGCTCTCGGCCTGCCGGTGGCTCAGGTCCGAAGGGGCCCAGGTTCTTGCGAGCGATATCAAGAGGGAGGAAGAAATGGATCCGGCCTTCCTGGAGGAGGCCCTGGAGCTCGGCGTGAAGGTGGAGGCCGGCGGGCATCGGACGGAAACCTTCCTGGAATCCGATTGGATCATCGTCAGCCCGGGGGTTCCATTAGACATGGCCCCCTTAAGGAAGGCCAGGGAGGCGGGCATTCCCGTAACCGGGGAAATGGACCTGGCCTCCCGGCTGGTGGACGTCCCCATCCTCGGGGTGACGGGCACGAACGGAAAGTCCACGGCCACGGCCTTCCTGGGATTCATGCTGGAGAGGGCCGGAAGGAAGGTCTTTGTCGGGGGTAACATCGGCACACCCCTGATGGATTTCGTCGGCCGGAAGGTTTCAGCGGACTTGGCGGTGGTGGAGGTGAGCAGCTTTCAACTGGATGCCATGGATCGTTTTCACCCGGCCCTTTCCCTGATCCTGAACATCTCACCGGACCACCTGGACCGCTACCCGGACTACGAGGCATATGCGGCCTCCAAGCTTAAGATTTTCAAAAACCAGGGCCCGGGGGACTATGTGATTCTCAACGACGACGATGAAATACTTGCCAGGGTCCAACCCGGAGAGGGCCCCACATTCCTTCGATACGGGACGGAGAGGAGAGACCACAGGCAGGCCTTTCTGGAGGGTGATCGGCTCAGGGTCCTCATGGACGATGGAAAGGAAGCGGATTTCGATCTCGGCGGATTCGCCCTCCCGGGAATCCATAATCGGCAGAACCTGATGGGCTGTGTGCTCGCGGGCCTGGTCCTGGGGGTGGAGGAAAGGGTCGTCCAGGAAAGTATCGACCGGTTCCGTGGATTGCCCCATCGCATGGAATTCGTAGGGAATTTTCAGGGAGTGGATTTTTACGATGATTCCAAGGCCACCAATGTGGAGGCGGCGGCAAGGGCTGTGGAGGGCTTTGATCGCCCGGTGATCCTCATCGCAGGGGGGCGTGACAAGGGCGGGGACTACACCGCTCTCGCCGAGGCCTCCAAAAACCGGGTCAAGGCGGCCCTCCTCATGGGAGAGGCCAAGGATCTCCTGGCGAAGGCCCTGCGGTACGTTGTCCCGGTGTACAGGGTGGAAGACATGGGGGAGGCTGTACAGAAGGCCTTCGAGATCTCTGATCCCGGAGACGTGGTACTTCTTGCCCCCGCCTGTTCCAGCTTCGACATGTTCAGGGACTACGCCCAAAGGGGTGAGGTCTTCAAGAAAGAGGCGAGGAGTCTCGGACATGGGCGGTAA